The DNA sequence GCCGCTCGGGCGCGCGTGCGCGACGGCGATGAAGGAGCCGTCGTCGGTCTGCACCCACACGACGATGTCGGCGGAGGCGAGGTCCGCGAGCAGCTGTCCGTCACCGGCGAGGCGATGCAGCCACTCCACGTCGTTGTCGGTCAGAAGCCCCTGGGCATGGGCGAGATCACTGAGGGTTGACACCCTTCCAGCCTAGAGCGCGCCGGCTCAGGGGATGGCCAGAGAGGTCGTGCGCCAGCGGCGATCGAGCCCCTCGAGGCGCGCGGCGACCGCGCGTGTGCGGCCGGGCCCTGCCACGACGATGACCGCCTCGACGATGCCGTCGACGGGCTCCGAGGTGCGGATCGAGAGGATCTCGAACGTGGGCCGCGCCGGGGGGACGCCGCGCGCGCTGCGAGCACGCGCGGAGAGGTTCGCCCTGGTCACGAGGCTGCGGTAGGCCTCCTCGCTGAACCAGCGTGCGAGCTGGTCCACCTCCCGCACCCCGGCGAGCACCTCCAGCACTCCGCGGGTGATGCTGCGCAGCAGCGGGTGGGGATCGGGCAGCTCGGTACGGGGCGTCGGCTGCGGGCCGAAGTACTCGTGAAGCGACATCTGACAGCACTCTCCATCCGGGAAACTGCCGTCAGTAGAGCACGCGCGCGAGCGCCGATCCGGGGCTTCTCGCGAACAATGTGGATAACTCGTACATGCCCGCAAGGCGTCGCCTACGGTAGTGCGAGTGCACTGGGATCGCCTGTTCGAAGACCTCGAGGGTCAGCTCGCCTCGGAGTGGGAGAGCGAGCGGGCGGCCCTCGATGCCGAGTCGGAGCGACTCCGCATCTCGCGCCTCGATCTCCGCGACCGATTGCGGATGCTGTGCGGCGCCGGAGCGTCGACCGTGATCGACGTCGCCTCAGGGGCCCGCGTGCGTGTGCGCCTCCGTGCCCTCGGCGCCGACTGGGTCGCGGCCGCCACGGTCGAAGCCGAAGGCGCGCGGCGGGCGCCGTCGACGAGGATCATCCCGCTGTCCGCGATCCGCTCGCTCGGCGTCGATCACGGACTGCTCCTCGCGAGCCTCGACGGCCCGGATGCCGAGGCTGTGGCGCTGCGCGAGCGGATGTCGC is a window from the Microbacterium sp. LWO14-1.2 genome containing:
- a CDS encoding Rv3235 family protein, giving the protein MSLHEYFGPQPTPRTELPDPHPLLRSITRGVLEVLAGVREVDQLARWFSEEAYRSLVTRANLSARARSARGVPPARPTFEILSIRTSEPVDGIVEAVIVVAGPGRTRAVAARLEGLDRRWRTTSLAIP